The genomic interval ACGCGGCACCATTCCAAACTCAGTACTTGCTCAACTCGCACGCGAATGTTCACTCATCTGCTCGACCACACTACTGCTCTGTCAAAGGCTGCCCTCGGAGTGAGGGTGGCAAAGGGTTCAAGAGAAAGAATGAGATGATCAGGCACGGGCTCGTTCACGAATCTCCGGGATATGTATGCCCTTTCTGTCCTGACCGAGAGCACAAGTATCCTCGGCCAGATAATCTTCAGAGGTAAGATGAATCCATATGTTTGTCACACATCCTGATCAATCTAAACCCTCCACAAACGCGTCGTCGCTGTCAGGTAGTTGATTTCGGCTGTGGACGTAACTAATTGAGTATGCAGACATGTTCGGGTGCACCACGTGGATAAAGATAAGGACGATCCTGCTTTGCGGGATGTGTTGTCACAGAGACCAGATGGGCCAAATCGCGGCCGACGACGCAGAGGAGGACCTGTCTAATCAACTGAGCAATGTGCCATCTGGTACTTTTCacgtaaatactttttttttcttctccttTCCTCTTTTATGGGCTGTTCGGCACCGACGACATCTTGCCAGAATGTCGGAATGAGCATATAGGAGGTGGTTGATTGTACATAGTAGATGGATATTTGGAGTGACCAGATATCACTGTGATGCTTGGTTCTCCCCCCCTTGTTGGTCCTGAGAGGGGGAGACGAGCGAAGATTGGCAAAGTGGGTGACACCAACTCTTCGTTAGTTTTTGTCTtcgtttttcttcttcttcttttcttgtTCTTGGAGGAGGCGGCTGTCTCGGGCTGGTACTTGTTTTGGAGCTTATTTGAATTGGCACGGCACGAGTTCATGAATGGGGATTGTTTCTGCCTTTTTGTTACGAGGATTCTGGCGTTGCGGTGGATCATATACCACATTGACGAGTCGTCCGCGTCACGTCACGTTTTGTCccttctttttattcttCTCTCCCTCTTTTCTCTTCTCTCTTGCTTGATGGGTGGTGGCCGGCTAGGAGAACGCAAACTCTCGAACAGTCTTTCACAAGAGCCAACATCAACATCGTCTTCGATTCAAGCGGCAATTCAAGGGAAGATCCCTTTCTCATATTTGGTATTAGGGCATCTACTTGGCTTGTGGCCTTTCCCCTTTGCTTTTGTCTGCTTTTCAACCCGTCCACCCGAGAGATGGGTAAAggagggaggaggaggcaaCGGAGAAGGATGAAGGGAGGGAGGCATCGCGGATTCGTAGTGAATTCTATGAGCAGGGCTTAGGTACCTACCAGACCACTAAAATTTCGCCTTCCACCTGTGGCGACGAACCGAAGCCTTTGGCTAGCCTCTCACCTGTGCCATGGCTACTAGGAATCGGCCATCTGCCATTCGCCAACGTGAACTGAGTTGTCGCTCAAAACCTCCACCTCGATGCTCTGGCGACCCTGCTGACTCCCAAGCCGCTCCACAATAAGCCATAATTTGTCTTGTCGAAGACGGTCGGGCTCAAGGTCGAACTCGGGTGTCCTGATAGCCATCGTCAGTTCCCGGAACTCGCCGCCCCCTGACATGGCGAGTACCGACTCCTGCGGCACCCGACCGTAGACGAGAGAAACGCGAACGGCCGTGGTAGAAATGGGCTGGTTGCTTCGCCCCGTCTGCAGCGGGCACCGCGCCACAACTTGGGCCCGGGACAACCGTGATACCGTGACCAGCGCTCGCCTACTCTCCTCTCCTTCGTTAAAGATGAAGGCTGGCGCCAGATTTCGCAAAAGGCCGGCTCTGTCGCTTAAAACGGGTTTGATCTGGCATTCCACCTGAGACCCTACCCGCATGCCAAAGTCGGCGAGCTGCCCCGGCTCCCACGTCGAGCACACAATGGTGTATGTGCCCGGTTCCAACAGAGGGACCTGAACAAGGGCATTGCCTCTCCGGTAGTCGCCAGAACTAGCCACAACATCCTTTACCCCGATCGACGTCACTCGTCTTCCGTGTGCCCATACCAGGTCGACATGAATGGCTACCTCTCGGTCTCCTGACGAGAGAAGTATGGACAGAGGCGTGGCTTGGGGAACAGAGATGCTGAATTGCGGATTTTGAGAGTAGGTGATGGACGACGCATTGCCTCCAGCAGTTCTCCTGGACCAAGCACTCGACAGCTCTTGGTAGTGGCTCATGGCTTCCTCGGCTGGCTTGACTTCGAGTAGTGCCTTTGAGAAGAGAGTAAACGTACACGAATATTGATCCAGCGGGAGGTCTTGATGGGCCATGACAATGGTATAGGGCGTTCCGCTGCGAAGTTTAAACTTGGCGAGCGTTTGTGGCGAGTCAACATATGGGCCTTGATAGACAAAGCCCTCCCTCACCTGAACCTTTTTGCCCTCGCTCTCAAAGATGAAGATGCTCGTGAAGCCGAGTTGTCTCGATGCCGCTGCCAAGGAAGCTGATTTATTCCTTGCGATCTCCAGCTCCTCGTCTGCAAAGTGTCGACTGAGCAGAATCCACACGGTCTGTTCCGTATGTGACAGGACTGAGTATTGCGGATTGTGGGCAACAGAGGACGTCATGTTTTTGGTGGGCACGCGCCACGTAAAGTGGTGATCCTGCCTATGTGTGAACAGGTCCGGATTCCAGTTGAGATACATGGACTCGAAGTTCTGTGCAACGTCTTCCACTGATATCCAGAAGGACCCGACAGGCCTGGTAAGCTCAGAGGGCCTTGGCTCGATCGAGACCAATGTGTCTAATAACGACACAGCAGCCGTTTGCTCAACGATTCCAGATGAACCGACGCCTTTCCAGACCAGACCATCACACCACGGGTTCTTGACGAGTAAGCGACGGGCGCCGGGCGAGCTGTCAATCTCCAACACAGCATAGTCGTGCTCGCCTACAAGACCCAGGGCGTCTTCTTCCGACTGCGTCAAGCGACCGGTTCCTAGGGTCATGATCAAATTCCCGGCATGGTATGCCTCTTTGATGGAGTCCCATTCGCCCTCAACGTCTACATCTTCGCTACGTCTTAGCGTTAGTTCTCGCCGATAGTCGTCTCACCCCGGGCCGGGCTTACACGGCAGTCCCTACATACCTCTGCAAGAACAGCTGTTCAGGAATCCACCCCGTAATTACCCATAAATCGGTCCCCGAATTGCTTCCAGGGAAGTCGTACCCTCCGCGTACCTTCAAGTAAGCCTTTTCCAGCAAAGCTGGCCACAAGAGATTGGGGTTCTTGCGGTCGACAACGAACAAAGTGCGATTGTTCCGCGAGACAGGCAGCCGATCATCCACAACGACTTGTCTGAAGCAGCCATTAAAGTGCATGCGAAATATGTATTTGCCACTCTTGGAGATCATCGGCCGCCCCTTTTGGTGGTTGTAGGGGTACATGATGGAGCTTAGGATCTGATAAGACTGGTAAGCAAGCGCGGTCAACGGCATTCTGCGTACCACTATTGACTGACTGATTGTTGGCCACCTTGTAAAATCTTCATGGCGGCGCATAGACTGGCTACAACCGAGCAGTCGGTCGTGACATCCTGTACGAGATCGCACTCTTTTTCCGAGGCCATAAAGTCCTCGTCTACGTTATCGTCTCTCGCCTGGTCCACGGGCCGCTGCCATGCCTCGAGAATAGTTTCCTGCCTGGCGGACATTGTGTATTCTGCAGGGTCACTGGTTTACGAATGAGTTTTCGGCCGATTTGGCGGTTATGCGAACGTACGAGAAAACATTCTGGCCCTGAGATAGGGAGAAATTGTCAACATCAGGCTCAGCCTGCCATGGCGGAAAAATGTTGCCATGCAGTCGCGATGAGCGCAGAAGGATAGCCCTCTCGTTGGATGGGACATGGCGCACATGGCAGTTAGGATTAGAAGCAGAGGTGATGGTCGCAACCGTTGGCTGGGTCAGAGACGGGCTTGCAGTCTTGGGGGAAGACTTGAGCTTTTCGGCGAGAGAAATGAGTCCAGCGCACTTTTTCCTGAAACGAGAGCGGTCGGCTGGTGAACTAGCTTCGTGTGCTGCCTTCATGTATAAGTCGGCCGTGGTAATGGCATGATTCAGCGCTTCACGGCCTGTCGATCTGGCGACAAGGGCCTCTTCTCTCTGGGCACCGAGGCAACTCTGGTCAGCTGAGGCGGGTCTCTGTGTTGCGTCGCGGCTTGACTTGGAGACTCACTCACAATGGCTTTGGCTTCCATGCTTCCCGCTAACAAGCAGCTAATTGAAGCTGCATTCAGTCGTTAATGTCAAGTCGAGGCGAGAATACCGGTCGCGCGACTGGAATTGATTCAGGGAAACTAGCTTCCTATACAGGGAGTCGGAATCAAGATTTACTCGAGTCGCATGTCGAGGTCACGAGTAAGGTAGGCAGGTAGGTAGTCGATGCGTTGCGACCCGACACGGCGGGAAGCAAGGCGAGATTCGGGAAGAAAGCAAGTGGAGCGATGACAGGTTGAGTAGTAGGGCTCGGGTTTGTTGGCCGTGCCTCTCAAAACCGCCCGTGGCTCTACCTGCTATCTGATCACACCTTCCTCTGACTTTCTCTAACACCAGTCTTGACTCTGATTCCGGACCGAATGTTGTGTGGTTGGTATCATGAGCGCGGGCAATTATGGCTGAAAATGGGCGCGGGGAAGCAGTCGCAGTCTTAGCGCGAAATGCATTCGTCGTGGGGTGAGACGAAAGAGAGCGGGCACCAGATTGAGGCTGTGCAAAGCAAAACCCAAAAACGGTCCAGAGTCGATCGGCCAAGGGCCAGCCAAGTTGAAATGTTGAGACGGGCCCTAGGTGAAAGCTCTCGAGGCCAAGGACAGATGAAGCAAGACAAGCAGACTTTGTGGGCGTGATCGGAACGCGGAAGCGCAGAATCGCAGGAGAGTTCACTTCAATTCACACTTCAAGCCTGCCTACTTTCGTGTTCTGGCGGTTATGTCGAGTTGAACCAAGCCAGGCGCCCAAAGGAGCGGAGCAAGCGCCAAGCAGAGAATCAGAAGCGTCGATATCAAAGAGTTGGATTTAGTGAGGCAAGGCAGATTACCTAGGCCTTGGGAGCACGGTAAGATTGTGCCCATTCATCTGTTGGATGAGGGCAGCAGGACTGGACATTGGTACATACCATCTATCAGAATGGAATTTCCAGATAGATAGATACCTTAGCTTACCTAGATGTGGAAGTTCTTGGCTTGCTTGAACGACAGGTAAGGCACAGGACTGCTAATAGAACTTACCACATCTTACGTAAGGCACGTCCTGTAATCTGGGTTCTCGGAAACTGCTCAGGACTGACACGGGATTGCAACCTAGATCATGGAGAACGGCACCTTGGACATTGTAATACTGCACTATTCCGTCGAGTTCCGAGTTAATTCAACTTCGTTAGTTCAACCCTTGGCAGGTTTTATTCAGTCGGGTTCTATTGGCATGAAGATGAGGACTTCTTGTAGATACCATGGGCCAAGCTGAGTGCCCGCGGTGCCGTATGTTAGAGAGTGGGCAGCTTTACATACCTGGATGTGTTGGCCAAATGAAACACTTGAAGCCAGACAGACTGTATCACCTCGGCACTGGGCCATCACCAACCTGCCTCTCATGTCGTCCCCCACCTCTTGGGCCGCTGGCCCCATTTCCCCGGCTGCTCCGCTCTCATATGGCCGATTTTGGCTACCTACCTTCAGAGAGTTCAAGGTCTCCGGCAACCATTCTTCAAAGCCAGTCACGTATTTGTATCGAGACTAACCCGTTGGTACGGATCCTTTATGCTGCTTCGCATCCATTAGCCTTCCGCACATTTTCACTCAAGATTCCTGCCTGCCGACGGTATCTTACCGGCACCTTGGTGTGCTTGCTTACCTTACCTCCCCTTAGCTTATAGTGCGGCGGTCTGTCACCAGGAAGTATTACCtacggtaaggtaggtaccgtaaggtaggtagccaTTGATTGTGCCGAAACCCCACCAGGTGACCTCACCGGTTAACCGAGCATATGGCGGCCCAGGCCTCTAGCGTCATCTCCAAGGGCCGAGGTCGACGACTCAAGTGCCAGTCCCGGCACCCGCGCAGGCGCAGTGGCCGGCACGTCAATCCCCATGGCCCATGGGCACTGAGAGCGGCCCTCTCAGTTTGGGCCATTCGTCCCAGAACCTTGAATCATATATCTAATCGTCGCCAATAACTTCTTGGACCATTCCTCGCGCTCGCGCATCTTCCCCATTGTTGCTGGTACTCACTGCTTGTCCGTTACCGTTCTCCGACCTGATCACTTCCCCTCCCGCCCTTTGCCTCGGATCTTGATCGGTGCAGAACCGCAACGCCGACGCCGACGCCGATATCGTCACCGTTACCGACATTGCGCGCAACGATTCCCTACTTGGGGCCCGGTTATTCGACCAAACGCCTAACAGAGAACTTTGATCCGTGTGCCTGTTGACTGCTTCTTCAACCTGAACTCGGCAACAATACAATGGCTGCGCAGTCGAAACCAGCCTCCATCTCACCTTGGGGCAAGGCAGTTGCTGGCGCCTCCGGTGCTGTGCTCGCCAATGCTTTAGTCTACCCGCTTGACATGTGAGAGATACGATGCTGCCGCGATACCCACACCCTCACATATTTGTCTTCTCTACCGCCTCAAAGCCACTCTATGCTGTCGTATTCTTTCATAGAGATCGTCTTTGGCTAACCTCTCATCGTTGAAGCGTCAAGACGCGCCTACAGGTCCAAGTGAAATCGCAATCCGGCGCAGTAGCGACTGATCCCTCCGAACCTATCGAACCCCATTATTCGTCCACCTGGGATGCCCTGAGCAAAATTGTTGCTGACGATGGCGTCAAGGGCCTTTACGCCGGCATGAGTGGTTCTCTCCTTGGCGTCGCCTCTACCAATTTTGCATACTTTTACTGGTATTCCATTGTGCGCGCCCTCTACTTGCGTTCTGCCAAAACTTCGGCACCACCTTCGACACTCGTCGAGTTGAGTCTGGGCGCGATCGCTGGCGCTGTAGCCCAGCTCTGTACAATTCCTGTCGCCGTCATCACGACAAGGCAGCAAACCCAACGCAAGACCGAGAGGAAAGGTTTTGTCGACACTGCACGGGAAGTTATCGATGGAGAGGATGGGCTGTTCGGGCTCTGGAGGGGTCTTAAGGCTAGCTTGGTGCTCGTGGTGAATCCTGCAATCACTTACGGAGCTTACGAGAGGCTGAAAGAAGTCATCTTTCCTGGCAAGAATAACCTCAAGCCTTGGGAGGCATTCCGTACGTTATTGCACCCTCCAGGACTGCAAGGTTTTGACGGGGCCGGCTTTggctgatgatgatgatataGTTCTTGGTGCTGCCTCCAAGTCACTCGCAACGATTGCCACACAGCCTCTCATTGTCGCAAAGGTAGGTTTGCAGTCTAGGCCGCCACCCGAAAGGAAGGGCAAGCCTTTCGGCAGCTTCATCGAGGTAATGAACTTCATCATGGAGCGAGAGGGTGTGTCTGGTCTCTTCAAGGGTATGGGGCCACAGATTCTCAAGGGCCTTCTTGTCCAGGGCATCCTCATGATGACAAAGGAGCGGTAAGCACGATGCTATTTGACTTGAAATATCCATCGTAAGGGTGCTAACTCGGGAATAGCATGGAGTTGTTGTTtgtcctcttcttccgcTACCTCAGGACGCTGAGGTCGAAGCGGCTGCAGGCTTTTACACGGAGTCCCGAAGTTATTCGCAGCGCATCTGCCATCAAACCTCTTTGAGAGAACGGTAGCGACATGCATACATCTGCCTAAGTAACCTCGTCAAGGAGCCAATGGCGGCTGGCCTTTCGACGTCATGTATAGCGAAATGAGATAATATCTCATAGGGTGTAGACTGTAGACAGAGTGGGCAAACTTATGGACTAATCTGTATGGTGACAAGGATAGAACACAAGAGCACTGTACGGTCACTACAAGAGGTTAGCACAGTAGAGATGACAACCGACAACTCAAGGTAGCTAGGATAGAGTAAAGCACGTTTCGATCCCCCAAATTTGCTCTTTGATGATATTCCTACGTGTCTTGGAAGTAGACAAGgtaatttagaattataacaGCATGACACACAAAAGTCCAGGAAACCCTTCGCGGTATGTGAATCAGAAATATGGTTATGTTTTCGTGACGATAGTCCGAAAGTGACATTGAAATATTCCAACCGATGAGAGGTAGGTATCTGTCTCGGTAGGTAAGGTGAGCGATGCTCCATGCAGTCATACCGGCAGTCCTGCCTGCAATGACTTATCCGCACTGAATACTTAACAGACCTATCTTAGGTACTCAATTATGAAAACTGAGGTATAATTTTATACGGGTTGGAAAGCCTGACACACTCCATTCAATCATGTAAGGACCTACCTCAAATGGTGGCGCACTAGCGCGACGGGACTCAGCCACACCATGGCTCAGCAAGTTCATTAGGGCACAGATTTTCGACCCACAACACCGAAGAGCCTAGCATGCACCAAACCACCCCACGGCCAGCCTCGTTATCACAATACTCGAAATCCCCTCGACCGCATCACGAACTCCAGGCTTTAGTATTCAACGTTAGGGGCACCTTCCGACCGCAGCAATGGCCAGTAAGTCACGACGATTTGTTTCTGCGAGCCTTGTTGCTCGCACCGGGAGAGCTTAGCTAATTTCTGAGCGCAGAGTCCAAGAACTCCTCGCAGCACAACCAGTCGCGCAAGGCGCACCGCAACGGGTACGATTTCAAACCTCATTTCTGGCCCATGCCAACCGATTTCTGAGGTGTGCTTTTACTGACCATTTGTTCCTCTTCTTGCCGTGTAGTATCAAGAAGCCCAAGACGTCGAGATACCCTTCCCTCAAGGGAACTGACCCCAAGTTCCGCCGCAACCATCGTCACGCTCTGCACGGCACCATGAAGGCCCTGGTACGGATTGCCCCAAAGAACAGTTTACAAGGATTCTTGTTACACCGACCTCCACCGCGACGCTTGCTGACAAGTTTCACAGAAGGAGCTGAAGGAGGGCAAGCGCGAGACGGCATAGACAGGAAATTGGACGCATGGTTATTGGTCTCTTCTACAGCACGGCTGCGACGCATTGGGGCATCAGGGAATCAAATGGAACTGGCATTTAGGTTGAAAGAGCCAGCAAACGAATCAAGCACGATTTAACCCTCTCGGATACCGAACAAGCCGCGAAGGTCGGGCATATGCTGCTTCGAAATCCGAACGATGACACCCGACAAGAGAGATCGATGACTCTGCCAGGGGCGTGGTGACGGAATGATACATGCAGCGAGGCTCTACTATACGTCCATCAGCCGTGCCCCGATGGGTGAACTATGATGTGCGATATCAGGCCAGTTTAAGGATCACAACCAAGTAGATGAAAACCTTACGCCGACCTTCCACGGTCGCCCGACATCGAACGTGATTAATGAAAAACGGTCAACCCCGAGAATCTCCAGGGTCCCATGGGCTCTATTTGCCCCAGCAATCCAATATGTTTGGGTATCCAAGTCGGATACTTGCCTTGAATATTCAGGAACTTGCCTTGCTACGGTACGACGCTCTCCCCGTAAGTTCCGGATGGCCCAGCCGAGCAAGTTGTGAGATCGGATCGCGGGTCTATAATCCCAGTTTCGCTGTCTTGACTGTGGTACTTTCGCAATGACCAGGATGAAAAGGCCGTAAATGCTCAACATGAATTGATTGCCTCCATGGCTGACTTGCAACTCGGTAACTCAATACCAACTCATGAAGCTATTGGACACTTAATTGGCAAAGGGAGGGGCGTCATTCGTCGCTGGGGCAAAGTCGCATGCTGGCAGCTTAACAAAGCAACTCAGCAAGGAAGCTCAAAGAATCATCGCCAGTCAGCCTCGTTTCTTCAATCAGAGAGGCGTTCCGTCAATTCCACTTAACGACCTCACTACACACCTACGCATTGGCGTCTCTCTGATGGATCGGATTCTTGCCATGCCGTTCTCTCTTCTCTGTTTTTGCATGAGGCAAGTAAAGGGGGTTGATGAAAAGAGCGGGGGAGGGGGATTTGGGGCGAGACGCGTACGTACCCTCTTGAAGGGTATCTAAAGTTAAAGTTGAAAATACCCGCCAATTGCGCCTTAATACCTGGGAAACGAAGAAATAACGGGGGCCACAGGAACTTGGCTGATAGTGAGCATGCTTTCATTGGGGATCATTGGTACATTCCCGACGGGGACGTGTGGCCATATCTACTCCTCTCGGTGCGATCAAAGCTTGCCGTGCCCTTTCCAATACTTTCGAGGTCGGATACCTACCTCAAGGTACTCCGTCCGATCTATCTGAGGTAACTACCTACCTGAGATCAGAGGTCTCAGAGGCGGGCCCCATGCTGTACGGCGTGCGAGGCACCCTGCCTTACCTCAGGTGGTAAGGTTGAATAACTGCACCAACCCGGTGACTAAGCAGCGACCACGCCACGTTGCTGAACCCTTCTTTCCCTCCTCTTCCCGCTTGCCAGCCGTGGTGCAGTGCAGTACATGAATGAGGACCTCTCCTGCAAATTCGAGAAGCGAATTCCGTTCCCCTTTTGTTCCTACCACCCCCGGGTAATACTTTCAGACGACGCCAGCCTTGAATATCGTATTACCTACCTGCCTGGAAGCAGCATTTCTTGAATAATTCCTGCCCGCCTGCCAGAAGTGCATTACCTTTGTCATCCCGCTCCCACCACTCCCAAGATTCCCCGGCTCCGTTGTCGTCGCCCGCGCCCCTCGCTGCGGTAGAGCACACGGAAAGCAGAACAAAGCACAACGCGACTCGCCTCGACTCCCATATCAGCAGCTTCGGCTTGCGCCACCGGCTACTGTCTCTTTCGGACCCTCCTCTAGACATTCAACCAAACCCCAAAATTCTGGCCCGATAACCAGACCCTGTCATCCGTTTGGAGAGACATGTGTTAAGCAGCAGTTCCTCATTAGAATTAATCCCCGACTCCTTTGAGGTCAGCAGGTTTCTGCAGGAGCTTTGGGCAGCGAATACGTACCCTACGATTCACTACTCGCGCCGTCTGAGCTCTGCCGCAGCCAGAGACacgaaaaaagaaaaaaaagaacagGCCGTTCGGGGCTATTGTCTTCACTTGAACGAACCAAGTCAACAAGTCCCTTTGGATCTCTTGACAGGCGAGCGTGTGATCGCTAACGTGGATTTACACCGTTTGCTGCTGTAGCTTCTCTCCGTCTCTCCCACTCTTGATTCAAATCACAGAGTCACAGAGGCTAGGCTTGTTTGCTGATTCGATTGACGTTACCGTCATTCGAAATCTCGAAACAGCGCTGGTCCCTCCTTGCCCGGGCCGACCCCCCTTCC from Colletotrichum lupini chromosome 2, complete sequence carries:
- a CDS encoding PALB protein translates to MIPTTQHSVRNQSQDCCLLAGSMEAKAIREEALVARSTGREALNHAITTADLYMKAAHEASSPADRSRFRKKCAGLISLAEKLKSSPKTASPSLTQPTVATITSASNPNCHVRHVPSNERAILLRSSRLHGNIFPPWQAEPDVDNFSLSQGQNVFSQETILEAWQRPVDQARDDNVDEDFMASEKECDLVQDVTTDCSVVASLCAAMKILQGGQQSILSSIMYPYNHQKGRPMISKSGKYIFRMHFNGCFRQVVVDDRLPVSRNNRTLFVVDRKNPNLLWPALLEKAYLKVRGGYDFPGSNSGTDLWVITGWIPEQLFLQSEDVDVEGEWDSIKEAYHAGNLIMTLGTGRLTQSEEDALGLVGEHDYAVLEIDSSPGARRLLVKNPWCDGLVWKGVGSSGIVEQTAAVSLLDTLVSIEPRPSELTRPVGSFWISVEDVAQNFESMYLNWNPDLFTHRQDHHFTWRVPTKNMTSSVAHNPQYSVLSHTEQTVWILLSRHFADEELEIARNKSASLAAASRQLGFTSIFIFESEGKKVQVREGFVYQGPYVDSPQTLAKFKLRSGTPYTIVMAHQDLPLDQYSCTFTLFSKALLEVKPAEEAMSHYQELSSAWSRRTAGGNASSITYSQNPQFSISVPQATPLSILLSSGDREVAIHVDLVWAHGRRVTSIGVKDVVASSGDYRRGNALVQVPLLEPGTYTIVCSTWEPGQLADFGMRVGSQVECQIKPVLSDRAGLLRNLAPAFIFNEGEESRRALVTVSRLSRAQVVARCPLQTGRSNQPISTTAVRVSLVYGRVPQESVLAMSGGGEFRELTMAIRTPEFDLEPDRLRQDKLWLIVERLGSQQGRQSIEVEVLSDNSVHVGEWQMADS
- a CDS encoding 60S ribosomal protein L29, encoding MASNAESKNSSQHNQSRKAHRNGIKKPKTSRYPSLKGTDPKFRRNHRHALHGTMKALKELKEGKRETA